A single region of the Anguilla rostrata isolate EN2019 chromosome 11, ASM1855537v3, whole genome shotgun sequence genome encodes:
- the tuba5 gene encoding tubulin alpha 5 isoform X2 codes for MRECISIHVGQAGVQIGNACWELYCLEHGIQPDGNMPSDKTVGGGDDSFNTFFSETGSGKHVPRAVFVDLEPAVIDEVRSGTYRQLFHPEQLISGKEDAANNYARGHYTVGKEIIDTVLERVRKLTDQCTGLQGFLIFHSFGGGTGSGFTSLLMERLSVDYGKKSKLEFAIYPAPQVSTAVVEPYNSILTTHTTLEHSDCAFMVDNEAIYDICRRNLDIERPTYSNLNRLIGQIVSSITASLRFDGALNVDLTEFQTNLVPYPRIHFPLVTYSPIISAEKAYHEQLSVAEITSACFEPANQMVKCDPRHGKYMACCMLYRGDVVPKDVNAAIANIKTKRSIQFVDWCPTGFKVGINYQPPTVVPGGDLAKVQRAVCMLSNTTAIAEAWARLDHKFDLMYAKRAFVHWYVGEGMEEGEFSEAREDLAALEKDYEEVGTDSVEGDEEGEEY; via the exons ATG cGTGAGTGCATCTCCATCCACGTGGGCCAGGCAGGAGTGCAAATtggcaatgcatgctgggagctctACTGCCTGGAGCATGGCATCCAGCCTGATGGCAATATGCCGAGCGACAAGACCGTTGGTGGCGGGGACGACTCCTTTAACACTTTCTTCAGTGAGACGGGTTCGGGGAAGCATGTGCCCCGGGCGGTCTTTGTGGACCTGGAGCCGGCTGTCATTG ATGAGGTTAGGAGTGGAACGTATCGTCAGCTCTTCCACCCTGAACAGCTCATCTCTGGAAAAGAAGACGCGGCCAACAACTACGCTCGCGGGCACTATACTGTGGGCAAGGAGATCATCGATACAGTCCTGGAACGCGTCCGCAAACTG ACAGACCAGTGTACCGGGCTGCAGGGGTTTCTCATCTTTCACAGCTTTGGTGGAGGCACTGGCTCTGGGTTCACCTCCCTGCTGATGGAGCGTCTCTCGGTGGACTACGGCAAAAAGTCCAAGCTGGAGTTCGCCATCTACCCAGCTCCCCAGGTGTCCACGGCTGTGGTGGAGCCCTACAACTCCATTCTtaccacccacaccaccctgGAGCACTCCGACTGCGCCTTCATGGTGGACAATGAGGCCATCTATGACATCTGCCGTAGGAACCTGGACATCGAGCGCCCCACCTACAGCAACCTGAACCGGCTCATTGGCCAGATTGTGTCCTCCATCACTGCCTCTCTGCGCTTCGATGGTGCTCTGAATGTCGACCTCACAGAGTTCCAGACCAACCTGGTGCCCTACCCCCGCATCCACTTCCCCCTGGTCACCTACTCGCCCATCATCTCCGCAGAGAAGGCCTACCACGAGCAACTGTCAGTCGCCGAGATCACCAGCGCCTGCTTCGAGCCGGCCAATCAGATGGTCAAGTGCGACCCCCGTCACGGCAAGTACATGGCCTGCTGCATGCTGTACCGTGGCGACGTGGTGCCCAAGGACGTCAACGCCGCCATTGCCAACATCAAGACCAAACGCTCCATCCAGTTTGTTGACTGGTGTCCTACTGGCTTCAAG GTGGGCATCAACTACCAGCCCCCCACGGTGGTGCCAGGCGGAGACCTGGCCAAGGTACAGAGAGCCGTGTGCATGCTGAGCAACACCACCGCCATCGCCGAGGCCTGGGCCCGCCTCGACCACAAGTTTGACCTGATGTACGCCAAGCGTGCCTTTGTCCACTGGTACGTGGGTGAGGGCATGGAGGAGGGGGAGTTCTCTGAGGCGCGAGAGGACCTGGCGGCCCTAGAGAAGGATTATGAGGAGGTGGGCACAGACTCTGTGGAAGGAGACGAGGAGGGAGAAGAGTACTAG
- the tuba5 gene encoding tubulin alpha 5 isoform X1, producing the protein MRECISIHVGQAGVQTGNACWELFCLEHGVGPDGVVQEVQTGPNSREDPFNTFFNTGSSGRHVPRAIFVDLEPTVVDEVRSGTYRQLFHPEQLISGKEDAANNYARGHYTVGKEIIDTVLERVRKLTDQCTGLQGFLIFHSFGGGTGSGFTSLLMERLSVDYGKKSKLEFAIYPAPQVSTAVVEPYNSILTTHTTLEHSDCAFMVDNEAIYDICRRNLDIERPTYSNLNRLIGQIVSSITASLRFDGALNVDLTEFQTNLVPYPRIHFPLVTYSPIISAEKAYHEQLSVAEITSACFEPANQMVKCDPRHGKYMACCMLYRGDVVPKDVNAAIANIKTKRSIQFVDWCPTGFKVGINYQPPTVVPGGDLAKVQRAVCMLSNTTAIAEAWARLDHKFDLMYAKRAFVHWYVGEGMEEGEFSEAREDLAALEKDYEEVGTDSVEGDEEGEEY; encoded by the exons ATG CGAGAGTGTATCTCCATCCATGTGGGCCAGGCTGGTGTGCAGACtggcaatgcatgctgggagctctTCTGTCTGGAGCATGGGGTGGGGCCGGACGGGGTGGTGCAGGAGGTGCAGACGGGGCCTAACTCCCGTGAGGACCCCTTCAATACCTTCTTCAACACCGGGAGCTCTGGCCGCCATGTCCCCAGGGCCATATTTGTGGACCTAGAGCCGACAGTGGTGG ATGAGGTTAGGAGTGGAACGTATCGTCAGCTCTTCCACCCTGAACAGCTCATCTCTGGAAAAGAAGACGCGGCCAACAACTACGCTCGCGGGCACTATACTGTGGGCAAGGAGATCATCGATACAGTCCTGGAACGCGTCCGCAAACTG ACAGACCAGTGTACCGGGCTGCAGGGGTTTCTCATCTTTCACAGCTTTGGTGGAGGCACTGGCTCTGGGTTCACCTCCCTGCTGATGGAGCGTCTCTCGGTGGACTACGGCAAAAAGTCCAAGCTGGAGTTCGCCATCTACCCAGCTCCCCAGGTGTCCACGGCTGTGGTGGAGCCCTACAACTCCATTCTtaccacccacaccaccctgGAGCACTCCGACTGCGCCTTCATGGTGGACAATGAGGCCATCTATGACATCTGCCGTAGGAACCTGGACATCGAGCGCCCCACCTACAGCAACCTGAACCGGCTCATTGGCCAGATTGTGTCCTCCATCACTGCCTCTCTGCGCTTCGATGGTGCTCTGAATGTCGACCTCACAGAGTTCCAGACCAACCTGGTGCCCTACCCCCGCATCCACTTCCCCCTGGTCACCTACTCGCCCATCATCTCCGCAGAGAAGGCCTACCACGAGCAACTGTCAGTCGCCGAGATCACCAGCGCCTGCTTCGAGCCGGCCAATCAGATGGTCAAGTGCGACCCCCGTCACGGCAAGTACATGGCCTGCTGCATGCTGTACCGTGGCGACGTGGTGCCCAAGGACGTCAACGCCGCCATTGCCAACATCAAGACCAAACGCTCCATCCAGTTTGTTGACTGGTGTCCTACTGGCTTCAAG GTGGGCATCAACTACCAGCCCCCCACGGTGGTGCCAGGCGGAGACCTGGCCAAGGTACAGAGAGCCGTGTGCATGCTGAGCAACACCACCGCCATCGCCGAGGCCTGGGCCCGCCTCGACCACAAGTTTGACCTGATGTACGCCAAGCGTGCCTTTGTCCACTGGTACGTGGGTGAGGGCATGGAGGAGGGGGAGTTCTCTGAGGCGCGAGAGGACCTGGCGGCCCTAGAGAAGGATTATGAGGAGGTGGGCACAGACTCTGTGGAAGGAGACGAGGAGGGAGAAGAGTACTAG